The DNA sequence ATAATACGAAGTAAATATACTTTTATAACAAATATTATTAAAGGAGTGGTTTTATGATTATAAGAGATGCAGTATATGATGATATAGATAATATAGCGGAATTATATATTTCAAATTGGAAGGAAACTTATAAAGGATTACTATCTGAAGATTATTTAAATGGTTTAACTAAAGATTATGCAGTAGAAAAGTGGAGTAAATATCTAAAAAATGAAAATCAAATTTTTGTTGCGTATGAAGAAAATGAATTTTTAGGTTTTGTAGCATCTAAAAAGGATGATGAGGAAGAAAATTATTGGTATTTAGATTCTTTACATATAACAAAAAATTCAAGAGGAAAAGGAATAGGAACGAAATTAATCTATAGAGTAGGGCAGTATGCTTTAAAACATGGATATGAATGCATGAGTATTTGTATTGTTGAAGGAAATGATAATGCTAAAAGGATATATGAAAAACTTGGTGCAGTTCATTATAAATATTTTATTGATGATTTTGGAGGAGTAAAATCAAATTCAGAAAAACTTATATGGAAAAACTTAAGTATTTTTGCTTAATGATAATATTTTTTCTAATCAAAATTATTAGTTAATATACAATTTTAATATAATGCGAGCAAAAAAGTATGAGTTATATCAAGCAGTATAACTCATACTTTTTTGATATTAAAATTATTTTTAATATCAACACTTTTCTAAAACATAGCGAAAGAAAAAATAACATATCATCACTAAGTATCACTCCACCTAGGTCTAAATCCATTCGGATGTTTGGGCAGGTGGATGTGTTATT is a window from the Turicibacter bilis genome containing:
- a CDS encoding GNAT family N-acetyltransferase; the encoded protein is MIIRDAVYDDIDNIAELYISNWKETYKGLLSEDYLNGLTKDYAVEKWSKYLKNENQIFVAYEENEFLGFVASKKDDEEENYWYLDSLHITKNSRGKGIGTKLIYRVGQYALKHGYECMSICIVEGNDNAKRIYEKLGAVHYKYFIDDFGGVKSNSEKLIWKNLSIFA